From Microbacterium rhizosphaerae:
GCCGGCCGCGCCACCAGCGGCCAGTTGACCGGCAGCGCGAGCACCTCGGCTCCCGCGAGCGCGAGCCCGCGGGGGACCTCGGGGAACTCATTGTCGTAGCAGATCGCGACCCCGAGTCGGCCGATGGGGCTGTCGAACACCGCACCGGCGATGTCGCCCCGGAGGAAGAACTCGCCTTCGCTCCCCCACAGGTGCGACTTGCGGTAATCACCGAGACGATCGATTCCGGTCAGCACCGCCGCCGTGTTGTAGAGGTCGCTGCCATCGCGCTCCGCATATCCGACGACGGCGACGACACCGTCCGGTAGCACCGCCGAGATCTGGGCCCACATCGGGTCATCGCGGGTTACGGCGGCCGCGCGAGCCTCCGACGGGTCGGTGAAGACGTATCCGCTCGTCGCGAGCTCGGGAAGCACGATCAGCCGGGCGCCCTCTTCCACCGCCGCGCGGAGGGCGTCGCTGATGCGCTCCCCGTTGCCGGCGACGTCCCCGAGTTCGACCTCGGGAGACGCCGCCGCAACGCGGAGCGAACGGGGAGCCTGGGCAGGCTGCATGGTTCGAGCCTATGAGGTCGTGCTCAGTCGTCCTCGGTCGCCGTGATCATCACACCGACGGGTGCCAGATATCCGTTCGGGTCGATCATCCAATCGGCGTCACGCGCTGCGCTGACGACCTCGGGAGCCCACTCCAGGTACACGCGGTCGTCGCCGCCGTTGATGACGAGCAGCTCACCGGCCTCGGCATCCCCCGTGTCGATGCAGCGGAATGCGCGCCAGGCACCCTGCGGGATCGACAGGGAGTCGGCGGGGCCGAGCTCGACGGTGGTGTCCATGTCGCCGTTGAGCGTGACGGCCCAACGGCCGGTCTTCACGAGGATCGCCTGAGTGCGGTCATGGCGGTGCCGCAGCATCCCCTCGTCGCGAGCGGCGCGCACCCAGGCGAGGTTGAAGGAGTGCGGTTCGTGGATGT
This genomic window contains:
- a CDS encoding nitrilase-related carbon-nitrogen hydrolase translates to MQPAQAPRSLRVAAASPEVELGDVAGNGERISDALRAAVEEGARLIVLPELATSGYVFTDPSEARAAAVTRDDPMWAQISAVLPDGVVAVVGYAERDGSDLYNTAAVLTGIDRLGDYRKSHLWGSEGEFFLRGDIAGAVFDSPIGRLGVAICYDNEFPEVPRGLALAGAEVLALPVNWPLVARPAGEHAPETIQAMAAARSSRLATVIADRHGKERGVTWTSGTAVIDEDGWVAALPGLGNLAVAELILRAPGDKSLPPYNDLFADRRPELY